From the Hymenobacter yonginensis genome, one window contains:
- a CDS encoding CTP synthase gives MPDRTPTPTAATAKYIFVTGGVTSSLGKGIISASLAKLLQARGFRVTIQKFDPYINIDPGTLNPYEHGECYVTDDGAETDLDLGHYERFLNVPTSQANNVTTGRIYDHVITKEREGAYLGKTVQVVPHITDEIKRRMLLLGQTGQFDVVITEIGGSIGDIESLPFVESVRQLRWDLPENSSLVIHLTLLPYLKAAGELKTKPTQHSVRDLRSAGLQPDILVCRSEYPIPAEMRRKIALFCNVNINSVIESLDADSIYSVPLLMLKEHLDERVIKKLKLQGGAAQPDLDVWKDFLGRLKNPTEEVTIALVGKYVELPDAYKSIIEAFVHAGAQNECKVTVRSIQSDHLSAENVAQQLHGVDGVLVAPGFGERGFEGKIAAVKYVRENNIPFFGICLGMQVAVVEFGRHVLGLAEASSTEMNPQTPHPVIAMMEEQKTVTLKGGTMRLGAYDCELRRNSKAAKAYGRNHISERHRHRYEFNNEYLKQYEAAGMIPSGLNPDTGLVEVVELANHPWFVAGQFHPELKSTVQNPHPLFVRFVKAAIQYRKG, from the coding sequence ATGCCAGACCGAACCCCTACCCCCACGGCTGCAACGGCCAAGTACATTTTCGTCACCGGTGGAGTGACTTCCTCGCTGGGCAAAGGCATCATCTCGGCCTCGCTGGCCAAGCTGCTGCAGGCCCGCGGCTTCCGGGTCACCATCCAGAAGTTCGACCCCTACATCAACATCGACCCCGGCACGCTCAACCCCTATGAGCACGGCGAATGTTATGTAACCGACGACGGCGCCGAAACCGACCTCGACCTGGGCCACTACGAGCGGTTCCTGAACGTACCGACTTCCCAAGCCAATAACGTCACCACCGGTCGCATCTACGACCACGTCATCACCAAGGAGCGCGAAGGTGCTTACCTCGGCAAGACCGTGCAGGTAGTGCCGCACATCACCGACGAAATCAAGCGGCGCATGCTGCTGCTGGGCCAGACCGGGCAGTTCGACGTGGTGATTACCGAAATCGGGGGCTCGATTGGCGACATTGAGAGCCTGCCCTTCGTAGAATCGGTGCGGCAGTTGCGCTGGGACTTGCCCGAAAATAGCTCCCTCGTCATTCACCTCACGCTGCTGCCTTACCTGAAGGCAGCCGGCGAGCTGAAAACCAAGCCCACCCAGCACTCGGTGCGCGACCTGCGTAGCGCCGGCCTGCAGCCCGACATCCTGGTGTGCCGCTCCGAATACCCGATTCCGGCCGAGATGCGCCGCAAAATCGCGCTGTTCTGCAACGTCAACATCAACTCCGTTATCGAAAGCCTCGACGCCGACAGCATCTACTCGGTGCCGCTGCTCATGCTCAAGGAGCACCTCGACGAGCGGGTTATCAAGAAGCTGAAGCTGCAGGGCGGCGCGGCCCAGCCCGATCTGGACGTGTGGAAGGACTTCCTGGGCCGGCTGAAAAACCCCACCGAGGAAGTAACCATCGCACTGGTAGGCAAGTACGTGGAGCTGCCCGACGCCTACAAATCCATCATCGAGGCCTTCGTGCACGCCGGCGCCCAGAACGAGTGCAAGGTCACCGTGCGCAGCATTCAGAGTGACCACCTGAGCGCCGAGAACGTGGCCCAACAGCTGCACGGCGTGGATGGCGTGCTGGTAGCGCCGGGCTTCGGCGAGCGGGGCTTCGAGGGCAAGATTGCGGCCGTGAAATACGTGCGCGAAAACAACATCCCGTTCTTCGGCATCTGCCTGGGCATGCAGGTGGCCGTGGTGGAGTTTGGCCGCCACGTGCTGGGCTTGGCCGAGGCGTCGTCGACGGAAATGAATCCCCAGACTCCGCATCCGGTCATTGCCATGATGGAGGAGCAGAAAACCGTGACCCTGAAAGGCGGCACCATGCGCCTGGGCGCCTACGACTGCGAGCTGCGCCGCAACTCGAAAGCCGCCAAAGCCTACGGCCGCAACCACATCAGCGAGCGGCACCGCCACCGCTACGAGTTCAACAACGAGTATCTGAAGCAGTACGAAGCCGCCGGCATGATTCCGTCGGGCCTCAACCCCGACACCGGCCTGGTGGAAGTGGTGGAGCTGGCCAACCACCCGTGGTTTGTGGCCGGGCAGTTTCACCCCGAGCTGAAAAGCACCGTCCAGAACCCGCATCCGCTGTTCGTACGGTTTGTGAAGGCCGCCATTCAGTATCGGAAGGGGTAA
- a CDS encoding D-alanyl-D-alanine carboxypeptidase/D-alanyl-D-alanine-endopeptidase — MFVSVFRLLAGLVLLPLGVFAQSAASVPARSAPNPAWLEALVTTSPALRQHHVGVSVADATTGEKLYELNADKYFTPASVMKLFSVYAGLHLLSDSVPALRYVVRGDSLIFWGTGDPTLLHGDVPSRRALTFLQSRPEKLFYAAIPSVVPYGPGWTWDDYNYYYQPERGAFPVYGHTVRFYGTAGRAMPRIYPRFFGPLTQAAPVGTPNPQDDHVRRLELENRFTVFPASKNWVDETPFRTSTALLQQLLQDTLRRPVGVVPFRIQPQDSVRVVHGLPVDSLYRRLLRVSDNFLAEQLLLLCSSRLGPDSLSTRRPIRVMQKLYLANLPDAPRWVDGSGLSRLNLITPRTMTSLLLKLHQEVPEARLLSLLAAGGGQGTLRRRYRPVAGQPWLWGKTGTLTNNHNLVGYLRTKSGRLLAFSFMNNNMPGDDASVRAEMERILTQVRERL; from the coding sequence ATGTTCGTATCCGTTTTTCGTTTGCTGGCCGGGTTGGTATTGCTGCCGCTTGGGGTTTTCGCTCAATCTGCGGCTTCGGTTCCGGCACGCAGCGCGCCCAATCCGGCCTGGCTGGAGGCTTTGGTGACTACCTCGCCGGCGCTGCGCCAGCACCACGTGGGCGTGAGTGTGGCTGATGCCACCACGGGCGAGAAGCTGTATGAGCTGAACGCCGACAAGTACTTCACGCCGGCCAGCGTCATGAAGCTGTTCAGCGTGTATGCTGGCCTGCACCTGCTCTCAGACTCGGTGCCCGCCCTGCGTTACGTGGTGCGCGGTGACAGCCTGATCTTCTGGGGTACCGGCGACCCTACGCTGCTGCACGGCGACGTGCCCAGCCGCCGCGCCCTCACCTTCCTGCAAAGCCGCCCCGAAAAGCTGTTCTACGCCGCCATTCCCAGCGTGGTGCCCTACGGCCCCGGCTGGACCTGGGATGACTACAACTACTACTACCAGCCCGAGCGGGGCGCCTTTCCGGTGTACGGCCACACGGTGCGCTTCTACGGCACGGCCGGCCGCGCCATGCCGCGCATCTACCCGCGCTTCTTCGGCCCGCTTACCCAGGCCGCGCCGGTCGGCACCCCCAACCCCCAGGACGACCACGTGCGGCGCCTGGAGCTGGAAAACAGGTTTACGGTGTTTCCGGCTTCGAAAAACTGGGTCGACGAAACCCCCTTCCGCACCAGCACCGCGCTGCTGCAGCAACTGCTGCAGGATACGCTGCGCCGCCCGGTAGGGGTAGTGCCGTTCCGCATCCAACCCCAGGATAGCGTGCGCGTGGTGCACGGCCTGCCCGTCGATTCGCTGTATCGCCGCCTGCTGCGCGTGAGCGACAATTTCCTGGCCGAGCAGCTGCTGCTGCTGTGTTCCAGCCGCCTCGGCCCCGACTCACTCAGTACGCGCCGGCCCATCCGGGTGATGCAGAAGCTCTACCTCGCCAACCTGCCCGACGCACCCCGCTGGGTGGATGGCTCCGGCCTCTCGCGCCTTAACCTCATCACGCCCCGCACCATGACCAGCCTGCTGCTGAAGCTGCACCAGGAAGTGCCCGAAGCGCGCCTGCTGAGTTTGCTGGCGGCCGGTGGCGGCCAGGGCACGCTGCGCCGCCGCTACCGCCCGGTGGCCGGCCAGCCGTGGCTGTGGGGCAAAACCGGCACGCTCACCAACAACCACAACCTGGTAGGTTACCTGCGCACAAAATCAGGCCGGCTGCTCGCCTTCAGCTTTATGAATAACAACATGCCCGGCGACGATGCCTCCGTGCGCGCCGAAATGGAGCGCATCCTGACGCAGGTGCGGGAGCGGCTGTAG
- a CDS encoding FG-GAP-like repeat-containing protein encodes MRFALLSGCSLLTLATLGLPAAAQAQAPTITSFTPATAAPGSTVTVTGTNLNGFTAVQLNGQRVSATSSLLLPASSLTFVVPIAAGSGSFAITTAAGTAVSATKLGITRTSSSQNYPQATPSTTGTTATGNFSTPVVCDLDADGRLELLVGQGNGTMIVYEQTAANGAFSTTGTLLTLSPSGTIDVGNFAKPTVTDLDSDGLQEILVGEELGKVQIYEQTARTGAGALTFDAGSTLFPNPYGVVTTAGTASANAGSYARPTITDFDGDGRIDILVGANDGTIRRYEQNTLRANTTAGFTDLGSIKLGDGTPLDAGSVSKPLVTDYDGDGKLDLVVGTLAGAVKLYTQTAVNRATFTFVRDLSTAGTDATVINMGNSGTNPSNVNGYAAPAVTDLDGDGLLDLFIGNANGSVFRYEQSTSATSPTITAPLPVVLKSFGGQATAEGALLRWSTAQEVNSDNFTLERSADGRTFQPVAQLPAAGNSTATRSYQYEDASAEARSLTTSYYRLQQQDLDGTVTVSPVVVVRRSGSTQAVGTASPNPFSQELYVALPAGTEPQPTQVTLTTLTGATVYSAKLLLSASPQLLPALPELKSGLYLLQLTTATKSTTQRVVRQ; translated from the coding sequence ATGCGCTTCGCTTTACTCTCTGGTTGCTCACTGCTGACCCTAGCCACGCTCGGCTTGCCGGCCGCGGCCCAGGCCCAGGCCCCCACCATCACCAGTTTCACGCCCGCTACGGCGGCCCCCGGTTCTACCGTGACCGTCACCGGCACCAACCTGAACGGGTTTACGGCCGTGCAACTGAACGGCCAGCGGGTGTCGGCTACGTCCAGCCTGCTGCTGCCGGCCTCCAGCCTGACCTTCGTGGTGCCGATTGCCGCCGGCTCGGGCAGCTTCGCCATCACCACGGCTGCCGGCACGGCCGTCAGCGCCACCAAGCTGGGCATCACGCGCACGTCGTCGTCGCAGAACTACCCCCAGGCTACTCCTTCGACAACTGGCACGACTGCTACCGGCAACTTTTCCACGCCCGTAGTCTGCGACCTAGACGCCGACGGCCGGCTGGAGCTGCTGGTCGGGCAGGGTAACGGCACTATGATAGTGTATGAGCAGACGGCCGCAAACGGCGCGTTCAGCACCACCGGCACCCTGCTCACCCTTTCCCCTAGTGGTACTATCGACGTGGGGAACTTCGCCAAGCCTACCGTCACGGACCTGGACAGCGACGGCCTGCAGGAAATTCTGGTAGGCGAGGAGCTGGGGAAAGTGCAGATTTATGAGCAGACCGCACGCACCGGCGCCGGGGCTCTCACCTTCGACGCGGGGTCCACGCTGTTCCCTAATCCTTATGGCGTGGTGACAACCGCGGGCACGGCCAGCGCCAACGCCGGCTCCTATGCCCGGCCCACCATCACGGACTTCGACGGCGACGGCCGGATTGACATTCTGGTGGGCGCCAACGACGGCACCATCCGGCGCTACGAGCAGAACACGCTCCGCGCCAATACCACGGCGGGCTTCACCGACCTGGGCAGCATCAAGCTCGGCGACGGCACCCCGCTGGATGCGGGCAGCGTGAGCAAGCCGCTGGTGACCGACTACGACGGCGACGGCAAGCTGGACCTGGTGGTAGGCACGCTGGCCGGTGCCGTGAAGCTGTACACGCAGACCGCCGTGAACCGCGCCACGTTCACCTTTGTGCGCGACCTGAGCACGGCCGGCACGGATGCCACGGTTATTAATATGGGCAACTCCGGTACCAATCCCAGCAATGTGAACGGCTACGCGGCCCCCGCCGTCACGGACCTGGACGGCGACGGCCTGCTGGATTTGTTTATCGGCAACGCTAATGGCTCTGTGTTCCGCTATGAGCAGAGCACCTCCGCCACCAGCCCCACCATCACGGCCCCGCTACCCGTCGTGCTGAAATCCTTTGGCGGCCAGGCCACGGCCGAAGGTGCGCTGCTGCGCTGGAGCACGGCGCAGGAAGTGAACAGCGACAACTTCACGCTGGAGCGCTCGGCCGACGGCCGCACCTTCCAGCCGGTAGCCCAGTTGCCAGCCGCCGGCAACAGCACGGCGACGCGCAGCTACCAGTACGAGGATGCTTCAGCTGAGGCCCGGAGCCTGACTACCAGCTACTACCGCCTGCAGCAGCAGGACCTGGACGGTACCGTTACTGTTTCGCCGGTGGTGGTGGTGCGCCGCTCGGGCAGCACGCAGGCAGTTGGTACGGCATCGCCGAACCCATTCAGCCAGGAGCTGTACGTGGCCCTGCCGGCCGGCACTGAGCCGCAGCCCACGCAGGTAACACTGACCACGCTGACCGGGGCCACGGTATACTCGGCCAAGCTGCTGCTGTCGGCAAGCCCGCAATTGCTGCCGGCCCTGCCGGAGCTGAAAAGCGGCCTGTATCTGCTGCAGCTCACCACGGCTACCAAGAGCACCACGCAACGTGTAGTGCGGCAATAG
- a CDS encoding DUF6438 domain-containing protein, with translation MRHFLTLLLAASLCGCAAQAQQAPKPAKKATAAKKPKKQKSKAAAPVAAAPAIIFSRTPCLGRCPHYTASIYPDGRVQYEGFQHAPLEGKREFKISVSTVNTILFQAREMNFAKLPATYSDGATDLPATSLSIRQAEGPATAVTIESGAPAELTNLLRYVEKQITDGLGVTADQ, from the coding sequence ATGCGCCATTTCCTTACGCTCCTGCTGGCCGCTTCGCTTTGCGGCTGCGCTGCCCAGGCCCAGCAAGCTCCCAAGCCCGCCAAAAAGGCTACGGCCGCCAAAAAGCCTAAAAAGCAGAAGTCCAAAGCCGCCGCGCCGGTTGCAGCGGCCCCGGCCATCATCTTCAGCCGCACGCCCTGCCTGGGCCGCTGCCCGCACTACACCGCCTCCATCTACCCTGACGGCCGCGTGCAGTACGAAGGGTTCCAGCATGCCCCGCTGGAGGGCAAGCGAGAGTTCAAAATCTCGGTTTCCACGGTGAACACCATCCTATTTCAGGCGCGGGAGATGAATTTCGCCAAGCTGCCCGCCACCTACTCCGACGGCGCCACCGACCTGCCCGCCACCAGTCTCAGCATCCGGCAGGCCGAAGGCCCCGCCACCGCCGTAACCATCGAGTCGGGCGCCCCCGCCGAGCTCACCAACCTGCTGCGCTACGTCGAGAAGCAGATTACCGACGGCCTGGGCGTCACGGCCGACCAGTAG
- a CDS encoding DUF4369 domain-containing protein produces the protein MYRIPLLLALLLGGGALARAQAQAPATFVLKGQLGPLSGPAKVFLRREGPYQGAITDSAIVKNGAFQLRGTLLLPSRGRLVLVQQGKRRRLLTGQADNCLFYLEKGQISFTSPDSLGNATIAGGPLNTDFQQL, from the coding sequence ATGTATCGTATTCCCCTGTTATTGGCGCTGCTGCTGGGCGGCGGCGCCCTCGCCCGGGCGCAGGCCCAGGCACCCGCCACGTTCGTGCTCAAAGGCCAGCTGGGCCCGCTTAGCGGTCCGGCCAAGGTATTCTTGCGGCGCGAAGGACCCTACCAAGGCGCCATCACCGATTCGGCCATCGTGAAAAACGGCGCCTTCCAGCTACGGGGCACCCTGCTGCTGCCCTCCCGCGGCCGGCTGGTGCTGGTGCAGCAGGGCAAGCGCCGGCGCCTGCTCACCGGCCAGGCCGACAACTGCCTCTTCTACCTGGAAAAAGGCCAGATCAGCTTCACCAGCCCCGACTCGCTGGGCAACGCGACTATCGCAGGCGGGCCGCTCAACACCGATTTCCAGCAGCTGTAG
- the yidC gene encoding membrane protein insertase YidC translates to MDRNSATGLFLIAALLLVYLYFFKPEAPKETPADKPTTAAAARPGTPAAAVAAPLDSAAAARTLGAFAGAAMGTAQQTQLQNGNLTVTFSSKGGRVEAVRLNKYKTFFGKPLDLLDAQSAQIDTKFRTTTGQTVRLSDLYFQPTAAQPFAEGDKKGQRLSFVASAAGGQIEQVYTLLDNSYEMAYDLRFTGLQQVMSQEPLTYTFVDRVRQTEQDIKQNRNHTTINHYLVDDEHGALTEASEKPEELDIAEPLKWAAHKHDFFVAGIIAQDKFSNGKFNATVDLADTTFIKTLSTTLSIPAADVQQDKASFRYYFGPNSLPILQDVTPGFDRNVYLGWGLFRWVNQFVILPVFHTLEKFISSYGIIIALLVILIKLVTWPLTYKSYVSQAKMKVLKPEIDAIKEKAGDDQMKVQQETMKLYSSFGVSPLGGCVPQLLTLPILFAMFQFFPNAIELRQEHFLWAKDLSTYDDLIKLPFMVPFLGNHISLFTVLMTLSTLLMTWQSNQMNPAAMQGPMKFYSYLMPVVFMFVLNSFASGLTWYYLVSNLATLGQQALTRSFVDDTKIRAQLEANKVKNKDKKPSGFGARLQDAMRAAQERDTATNRSASSDSDADAGTSATVVPKPKKPTRRS, encoded by the coding sequence ATGGACAGAAATTCAGCAACCGGCCTGTTTTTGATAGCGGCCTTGCTCCTTGTCTACCTGTATTTCTTCAAGCCGGAGGCCCCGAAGGAAACACCTGCCGACAAGCCCACCACCGCCGCCGCTGCCCGGCCCGGCACCCCTGCCGCCGCCGTAGCCGCTCCGCTTGATTCGGCTGCTGCCGCCCGCACGCTGGGTGCCTTTGCCGGCGCCGCTATGGGCACCGCCCAGCAGACCCAGCTGCAGAACGGCAACCTCACCGTAACCTTCTCCTCGAAGGGTGGCCGCGTGGAGGCCGTACGCCTCAACAAGTACAAGACGTTCTTCGGCAAGCCCCTGGATTTGCTCGACGCCCAGAGCGCCCAGATTGACACCAAGTTCCGCACCACCACGGGCCAGACCGTGCGGCTGTCGGATCTGTACTTCCAGCCGACTGCCGCCCAGCCGTTTGCTGAAGGCGACAAGAAAGGCCAGCGCCTGAGCTTCGTGGCCAGCGCGGCCGGCGGCCAGATCGAGCAGGTATATACGCTGCTTGACAACTCCTACGAAATGGCCTACGACCTGCGGTTTACGGGCCTGCAGCAGGTAATGTCGCAGGAGCCGCTCACGTACACGTTCGTGGACCGCGTGCGCCAGACCGAGCAAGACATAAAGCAAAACCGCAACCACACCACCATCAACCACTACCTCGTGGACGATGAGCACGGCGCCCTGACCGAAGCCTCGGAGAAACCCGAGGAACTGGACATTGCGGAGCCGCTGAAGTGGGCCGCCCACAAGCACGACTTCTTCGTGGCCGGCATCATCGCCCAGGACAAGTTCTCGAACGGCAAGTTCAACGCCACGGTAGACCTGGCCGATACCACGTTCATCAAAACCCTAAGCACCACGCTCAGCATCCCGGCCGCCGACGTGCAGCAGGACAAAGCCAGCTTCCGCTACTACTTCGGGCCCAATTCGCTGCCCATCCTGCAGGACGTGACGCCCGGCTTTGACCGCAACGTGTATCTGGGCTGGGGCTTGTTCCGCTGGGTGAACCAGTTCGTGATTCTGCCCGTGTTCCATACGCTGGAGAAATTCATCAGCTCCTACGGCATCATCATCGCACTGCTGGTAATCCTGATCAAGCTCGTTACCTGGCCGCTGACCTACAAATCGTATGTGTCGCAGGCTAAGATGAAGGTGCTGAAACCGGAAATCGACGCCATCAAGGAAAAGGCCGGCGATGACCAGATGAAGGTGCAGCAGGAAACCATGAAGCTCTATTCCAGCTTCGGGGTGAGCCCACTGGGCGGCTGCGTGCCTCAGCTGCTCACGCTGCCGATTCTGTTTGCCATGTTCCAGTTTTTCCCCAACGCCATTGAGCTGCGGCAAGAACATTTCCTGTGGGCCAAAGACCTGAGCACCTACGACGACTTGATCAAGCTACCGTTTATGGTGCCGTTCCTGGGCAACCACATCAGCCTGTTCACGGTGCTGATGACCCTATCTACGCTGCTCATGACTTGGCAGAGCAACCAGATGAACCCAGCCGCCATGCAGGGCCCGATGAAGTTCTACAGCTACCTGATGCCGGTGGTGTTCATGTTCGTGCTCAACAGCTTCGCCTCGGGCCTGACTTGGTACTACCTGGTGTCCAACCTTGCCACGCTGGGCCAGCAGGCCCTCACGCGCAGCTTCGTGGACGACACCAAGATCCGGGCGCAGCTAGAAGCCAACAAGGTGAAAAACAAGGACAAGAAGCCCTCCGGCTTCGGTGCCCGCCTCCAGGACGCCATGCGCGCCGCCCAAGAGCGCGACACCGCTACCAACCGCTCCGCCAGTTCCGACTCGGATGCTGACGCCGGCACCTCGGCCACGGTAGTCCCCAAGCCGAAAAAGCCAACCCGCCGTTCGTAG
- a CDS encoding peroxiredoxin family protein yields MLREYYATPPEKRQASGIVQRLDAQQKTTEPAIQALQVSFIKTHPGSLVSLDAVEEIGGPIPSYTVVAPLFAGLDEALKATAQGQAYGEQVAALKRVAVGAAAPDFSLPTPEGKLVTLAEYRGKYVLVDFWASWCGPCRRDNPNLIQYYNQFKARNFEVVGISLDEVRGRASWLKAVLDDHLPWQQLWTPGGWQQGVAPLYNVRAIPQNFLLDPNGTIVATNLHGEELRATLARLLPVAP; encoded by the coding sequence TTGCTGCGCGAGTATTACGCCACACCGCCCGAGAAGCGTCAGGCGTCCGGCATTGTGCAGCGGCTGGATGCGCAGCAGAAAACCACCGAGCCGGCCATACAGGCGCTGCAGGTCAGCTTCATCAAAACGCACCCCGGCAGTCTTGTCAGCCTCGACGCGGTGGAGGAAATCGGTGGCCCCATCCCGAGCTACACCGTGGTGGCCCCACTGTTTGCCGGCCTCGACGAGGCCCTGAAAGCCACGGCGCAGGGCCAGGCCTACGGCGAGCAGGTAGCGGCCCTGAAGCGGGTGGCGGTGGGCGCCGCCGCCCCCGACTTCAGCCTACCTACACCTGAAGGTAAGCTCGTGACGCTGGCCGAATACCGTGGCAAATACGTGCTGGTGGACTTCTGGGCCAGCTGGTGCGGCCCCTGCCGCCGCGACAACCCCAATCTGATTCAGTATTACAACCAGTTCAAAGCCCGCAACTTCGAGGTGGTGGGCATCTCGCTGGACGAGGTCCGCGGCCGCGCTTCTTGGCTGAAGGCCGTGCTGGACGACCACCTGCCCTGGCAGCAGCTCTGGACGCCGGGCGGCTGGCAGCAGGGCGTGGCCCCGCTCTACAACGTGCGGGCCATCCCGCAAAACTTCCTCCTCGACCCAAACGGCACCATTGTGGCCACCAACCTACACGGCGAAGAGCTGCGCGCGACACTGGCCCGCCTGCTGCCGGTCGCGCCGTAG